In one Rutidosis leptorrhynchoides isolate AG116_Rl617_1_P2 chromosome 8, CSIRO_AGI_Rlap_v1, whole genome shotgun sequence genomic region, the following are encoded:
- the LOC139862649 gene encoding ribonucleoside-diphosphate reductase small chain-like, with protein sequence MPSIPEEPLLAPNPDRFCMFPIQYPQIWEMYKKAEASFWTAEEVDLSQDQRQWESLTDGERHFITHVLAFFAASDGIVLENLAGRFMKEVQVAEARAFYGFQIAIENIHSEMYSLLLESYIKDSNEKNRLFRAIETIPCIQKKANWALRWIDGSETFAERIIAFACVEGIFFSGSFCAIFWLKKRGLMPGLTFSNELISRDEGLHCDFACLLYSLLKSKISEERVKGIVSDAVEIEREFVCDALPCGLVGMNDGLMSRYIEFVADRLLNSLGYSKMFNVQNPFDWMELISLQGKTNFFEKRVGEYQKASVMSNLNGNGDDHVFKMDDDF encoded by the coding sequence ATGCCTTCAATTCCAGAAGAGCCACTTCTCGCCCCTAACCCCGATCGATTCTGCATGTTCCCAATCCAATACCCCCAAATTTGGGAGATGTACAAAAAAGCCGAAGCCTCGTTTTGGACCGCAGAAGAAGTCGATTTATCACAAGATCAGCGTCAATGGGAGTCCCTAACCGATGGCGAACGACACTTCATCACTCACGTTCTCGCGTTCTTCGCAGCTTCAGACGGAATCGTTCTCGAAAACCTCGCTGGTCGATTCATGAAAGAGGTGCAAGTCGCTGAAGCTCGCGCGTTTTACGGATTTCAAATCGCTATTGAAAACATCCACTCCGAAATGTATAGTCTCCTTCTCGAATCGTACATCAAAGACTCGAATGAAAAGAATCGACTATTTCGCGCTATCGAAACAATTCCTTGTATTCAGAAAAAGGCGAATTGGGCGCTTAGATGGATCGATGGATCCGAGACGTTTGCGGAACGAATTATCGCATTCGCGTGTGTTGAAGGAATATTCTTTTCTGGAAGCTTCTGCGCGATATTTTGGCTAAAAAAGCGCGGTTTAATGCCTGGACTCACGTTCTCGAACGAACTAATCTCGCGAGATGAAGGTTTACATTGCGATTTCGCGTGTTTGTTGTACAGTTTATTGAAGTCGAAAATAAGCGAAGAAAGAGTTAAAGGGATTGTTTCTGATGCGGTTGAGATCGAAAGGGAATTCGTGTGTGATGCGTTGCCGTGTGGATTAGTTGGGATGAATGATGGATTGATGAGTAGATATATTGAATTTGTGGCTGATAGATTGTTGAATTCGTTAGGGTATTCGAAGATGTTTAATGTTCAAAATCCATTTGATTGGATGGAATTGATTTCGTTACAGGGGAAGACGAATTTTTTCGAGAAGCGAGTTGGGGAGTATCAGAAAGCATCTGTGATGtcgaatttgaatggaaatggtgatGATCATGTgttcaaaatggatgatgatttctgA